A portion of the Streptomyces sp. YPW6 genome contains these proteins:
- a CDS encoding MFS transporter, whose protein sequence is MSTTPHDKPESQTEDRQDAVATGRAGHNGVLFAMCLSLVLVVASVSALNLALPDLAIDLSATNSELTWIADGYTVALAALVLPLGAIGDRVGRRNVLVAGTVVFGTASLAASFADSTTTLIVWRIVMGLGAAMIMPGTLSTITAAFPPEQRVKGVATWSGFAAAGAIIGMLAAGALLEWYSWRSIFITSAAAALVSAVAALLLAPDTKDERPSPPDVSGAISTAVGIGALVFAIIEGNERGWTEPVVIAALVVTVLAFTVYAWLGLRREHPLLDPALFGIRGFRAGAITVLVQFMAVFGFFFVGLQYLQLILGYSPLKAAAALVPVAVVVLPTSQATPHLVRRVGMKLTMTAGLLLLSAGLFVISRLDVGSGYLPFLGGLVLAGLGIGLSGAVGTSAITGSLGRGQQGVASAMNDTTREVGSAVGIALMGSIYGSHYRSNLPDSIDRLPHEAAEAARDSAAAGLHVADQLGARGAALADGVKSAFMDGLSASLVAVGVIVLAAAIGCLLRAPKTPPTSD, encoded by the coding sequence ATGTCCACCACTCCCCACGACAAGCCCGAGAGCCAGACCGAAGACCGGCAGGACGCCGTCGCGACCGGCAGGGCCGGCCACAACGGCGTGCTCTTCGCCATGTGTCTGTCCCTGGTCCTCGTCGTCGCCTCCGTCTCCGCGCTCAACCTCGCCCTGCCCGACCTCGCCATCGACCTGTCGGCCACCAACAGCGAACTGACCTGGATCGCCGACGGCTACACCGTCGCCCTGGCCGCTCTCGTCCTGCCCCTCGGCGCCATCGGCGACCGGGTCGGGCGCCGCAACGTCCTCGTCGCCGGCACCGTCGTCTTCGGCACCGCCTCCCTGGCCGCTTCCTTCGCCGACTCCACGACCACGCTCATCGTCTGGCGGATCGTCATGGGCCTGGGGGCAGCGATGATCATGCCGGGCACCCTGTCCACGATCACCGCCGCCTTCCCTCCCGAGCAGCGCGTCAAGGGCGTGGCCACCTGGTCCGGATTCGCCGCCGCCGGAGCCATCATCGGCATGCTGGCCGCGGGGGCCCTGCTGGAGTGGTACTCCTGGCGGTCGATCTTCATCACGAGCGCCGCGGCCGCCCTCGTGTCCGCCGTCGCCGCCCTCCTCCTGGCGCCCGACACCAAGGACGAGCGCCCCTCCCCGCCCGACGTCTCCGGAGCCATCTCCACGGCTGTCGGTATCGGCGCCCTCGTCTTCGCCATCATCGAGGGCAACGAACGGGGCTGGACGGAACCCGTCGTGATCGCCGCACTCGTGGTCACGGTGCTGGCCTTCACCGTTTACGCCTGGCTCGGACTGCGGCGTGAGCACCCCCTGCTCGATCCCGCCCTGTTCGGCATCCGCGGCTTCCGGGCCGGCGCGATCACCGTCCTCGTGCAGTTCATGGCCGTCTTCGGGTTCTTCTTCGTCGGCCTGCAGTACCTGCAGCTCATCCTCGGCTACAGCCCGCTCAAGGCCGCCGCCGCCCTCGTACCCGTCGCGGTCGTCGTCCTGCCCACCTCCCAGGCCACCCCTCACCTGGTGCGAAGGGTCGGGATGAAGCTCACCATGACCGCCGGGCTGCTCCTGCTGAGCGCCGGCCTGTTCGTCATCTCCCGACTCGACGTCGGCTCCGGCTACCTGCCGTTCCTCGGCGGACTCGTCCTGGCGGGCCTCGGCATCGGTCTGTCCGGAGCCGTGGGAACCTCCGCCATCACCGGCTCACTCGGCCGCGGCCAGCAGGGAGTCGCCTCCGCGATGAACGACACCACCCGCGAGGTCGGCTCGGCCGTCGGCATCGCCCTCATGGGCTCGATCTACGGCAGCCACTACCGCTCGAACCTGCCCGACTCCATCGACCGGCTTCCCCACGAAGCCGCCGAGGCCGCACGCGACTCCGCCGCAGCGGGCCTGCACGTCGCCGATCAACTCGGTGCCCGGGGCGCGGCCCTGGCAGACGGCGTCAAGTCCGCCTTCATGGACGGCCTGTCCGCCTCACTCGTCGCCGTCGGCGTCATCGTGCTCGCCGCCGCGATCGGCTGCCTGCTCCGGGCCCCGAAGACACCACCCACGTCGGACTGA
- a CDS encoding fumarylacetoacetate hydrolase family protein yields MKPAALRHRAEAAQLLREAERRTAPVEPLSMTWPALDLADAYAVQQDNITRRLATGATVIGHKVGLISAPMQQLLGVHEPDFGHLLDDMVHRDGGTVSAARYCAPRVEPEICFRLARPLRGSGVTTADVLAATEAVAPALEIVDSRVRDWQITLVDTFADNAGSAGLVCGSWTPLEHAPDLAAVTVDLLIDGNKVATGGGKEVLGHPATAVAWLANTLAAYGAALDAEHVILPGAMTTAPLIGAGQNAEARFGALGSVSVSFV; encoded by the coding sequence ATGAAGCCGGCGGCTCTCCGGCACCGCGCGGAAGCCGCACAGCTGCTACGAGAGGCCGAGCGCCGCACGGCACCGGTCGAGCCTCTCTCCATGACGTGGCCTGCCCTCGACCTGGCCGACGCCTACGCCGTCCAGCAGGACAACATCACCCGCCGCCTGGCCACCGGAGCAACAGTGATCGGCCACAAGGTCGGTCTGATCTCAGCCCCGATGCAACAGCTCCTCGGAGTGCATGAGCCGGACTTCGGGCATCTGCTGGACGACATGGTCCACCGCGACGGCGGCACGGTAAGCGCCGCCCGGTACTGCGCCCCACGCGTCGAACCCGAGATCTGCTTCCGCCTCGCCCGCCCGCTGCGCGGATCCGGCGTGACCACCGCCGACGTACTGGCCGCAACCGAAGCGGTCGCCCCCGCACTGGAGATCGTCGACAGCCGCGTCCGCGACTGGCAGATCACCCTGGTGGACACCTTCGCGGACAACGCCGGCTCCGCAGGTCTGGTGTGCGGCTCCTGGACCCCACTGGAGCACGCACCCGACCTCGCGGCAGTCACCGTGGACCTGCTCATCGACGGAAACAAGGTGGCGACCGGCGGCGGCAAAGAAGTCCTCGGTCATCCGGCAACCGCCGTCGCCTGGCTGGCCAACACCCTCGCCGCCTACGGCGCAGCACTGGACGCCGAACACGTCATCCTGCCCGGAGCCATGACCACCGCTCCACTCATAGGTGCCGGCCAGAACGCGGAGGCCCGCTTCGGAGCGCTCGGCTCGGTGTCCGTCTCCTTCGTCTGA
- a CDS encoding protein kinase has translation MQHPLDDTWTALIDDRYALRRMIGRGGMGEVWLADDLVLRRAVAVKLLHTQLTLDAVAQSRFQREVRAAASLNHPRVAAVYDAGRLPTGPPRPFLVMEYVSGHTAAERLRSAPPSPQEAVDWVAGTLEALTCAHAAGLVHRDVKPANVMITADGLVKVMDFGIAHISDGHDKGVTRTGSAVGTAAYMSPEQAQGRPLDARSDLYSTGCMLYELLTGRQPFTGDSPFAIAYQHMCADPQAPGDLGVQLPPHVQAVLTRAMAKNPDDRFADATAMHEALVAHRSHGFAPPQDTTLPQAPTFPEEPATTVLRTPKESHGPQRTALAALALLGAGAVTAAVLTAAPDATHAIGPGPQPSPSSSASPSTGPEPSTRGSEGTTRPSSGAGPMSPHASTEPTTPTVVVPGNLVGKTLAQASADLAELNLNIALTPRSSGIGSSTVTATIPSAGTQLSPGDTVLLATRADTETPADATPTSGSEGSGRRASAPPTTAGTDPVFRQHQPPFHH, from the coding sequence ATGCAGCACCCTCTCGACGACACGTGGACCGCCCTGATCGACGACCGGTACGCGCTGCGCCGGATGATCGGCCGCGGCGGCATGGGCGAGGTCTGGTTGGCCGACGACCTGGTTCTGCGCCGCGCGGTCGCCGTGAAGCTGCTGCACACGCAGCTCACCCTCGACGCAGTCGCCCAGAGCCGCTTCCAGCGCGAGGTCCGCGCGGCGGCCTCCCTCAACCATCCGCGCGTCGCGGCCGTTTACGACGCCGGCCGGCTCCCGACAGGACCTCCGCGTCCCTTCCTGGTCATGGAATACGTCTCCGGACACACCGCAGCCGAACGATTGAGGTCGGCCCCACCCTCGCCGCAGGAGGCGGTCGACTGGGTCGCAGGAACACTGGAAGCACTCACCTGCGCACACGCGGCCGGGCTGGTCCACCGGGACGTCAAGCCGGCCAACGTCATGATCACCGCCGACGGGCTGGTCAAGGTCATGGATTTCGGGATCGCCCACATCTCCGACGGACACGACAAGGGGGTGACCAGGACGGGCAGCGCGGTCGGCACCGCCGCCTATATGTCCCCCGAGCAGGCACAAGGCCGACCCCTCGATGCCCGCTCCGACCTCTACTCGACCGGGTGCATGCTCTACGAGCTCCTCACCGGCCGCCAACCCTTCACCGGGGACAGCCCGTTCGCCATCGCCTACCAGCACATGTGCGCAGACCCGCAGGCCCCCGGGGACCTCGGGGTGCAACTGCCCCCGCACGTCCAAGCGGTGCTCACCCGAGCCATGGCCAAGAACCCCGACGACCGGTTCGCCGACGCGACGGCCATGCATGAGGCTCTGGTCGCCCATCGAAGTCACGGCTTCGCGCCTCCTCAGGACACCACGCTCCCGCAAGCACCGACCTTCCCGGAGGAACCGGCGACAACGGTGCTCAGGACTCCCAAGGAGTCCCACGGTCCCCAGCGGACGGCCCTGGCAGCGTTGGCTCTTCTCGGCGCAGGCGCAGTCACCGCTGCCGTCCTCACTGCAGCTCCGGACGCGACGCATGCCATCGGTCCCGGCCCGCAGCCCTCGCCTTCCTCCTCCGCAAGCCCTTCTACCGGACCAGAGCCCTCCACCAGAGGTTCGGAAGGCACCACCCGCCCCAGCAGCGGGGCCGGCCCGATGAGCCCGCACGCATCGACGGAGCCTACGACGCCAACCGTCGTCGTCCCCGGAAACCTGGTCGGGAAGACCCTCGCACAAGCCAGCGCAGACCTTGCCGAGCTGAACCTGAACATCGCACTCACTCCGCGCTCCAGTGGCATCGGCTCCAGCACCGTCACGGCAACCATTCCGTCTGCCGGTACGCAGTTGAGCCCCGGCGACACCGTTCTCCTCGCCACCCGGGCCGATACGGAGACACCCGCCGACGCTACTCCGACGAGTGGATCGGAAGGCAGCGGTCGCCGTGCCTCGGCGCCGCCCACGACCGCTGGCACCGACCCGGTGTTCCGCCAGCACCAACCGCCCTTCCACCACTGA
- a CDS encoding amidohydrolase family protein → MSPAAQRIDVHQHIVPAFYRDELARAGIADAGGRALPDWSPESALQLMDLLGTTTSIVSVSTPGTGFLTAPADAAGLARRLNDHCAALVSDHPGRFGFFATLPMPDTGASATEAARALDELRADGVTLLANNRGAYLGADGQDTLWQKLHDRGAVVFVHPAELPAPPVDGIPPFAADFLLDTTRAAYLLVRNGIPRRYPNIRFILSHAGGFVPYASHRMALTIANDTARSPLDVLDDFRSFYFDTALSSSPAALPTLLAFARSGHVLFGSDWPFAPTPAGQYFASGLDDHLAPDTREAVNRTNAEALFPHLAVTPPTAPPPRPTPARLRQAAQRNAARLVFKLLQPSTD, encoded by the coding sequence ATGTCCCCCGCCGCACAGCGCATCGACGTACACCAGCACATAGTGCCCGCGTTCTACCGCGACGAGCTCGCCAGGGCCGGCATCGCCGACGCCGGCGGACGCGCGCTGCCCGACTGGAGCCCCGAGTCCGCCCTGCAGCTGATGGACCTGCTCGGCACCACCACGTCGATCGTCTCCGTCTCCACGCCCGGAACCGGCTTCCTCACCGCACCCGCCGATGCCGCCGGCCTGGCCCGACGCCTCAACGACCACTGTGCGGCCCTGGTCTCCGACCATCCCGGCCGCTTCGGCTTCTTCGCCACCCTCCCCATGCCCGACACCGGTGCCTCGGCCACCGAGGCCGCGCGCGCACTGGACGAGCTGCGCGCCGACGGCGTCACCCTGCTCGCCAACAACCGCGGTGCCTACCTCGGCGCGGACGGCCAGGACACGCTGTGGCAGAAGCTGCACGACCGCGGCGCGGTGGTCTTCGTGCACCCGGCCGAACTGCCCGCTCCCCCAGTCGACGGCATTCCCCCCTTCGCCGCCGACTTCCTGCTGGACACCACCCGCGCCGCCTACCTCCTGGTCCGCAACGGCATCCCTCGCCGCTACCCGAACATCCGGTTCATCCTCAGCCACGCCGGCGGCTTCGTTCCCTACGCCTCACACCGCATGGCCCTCACCATCGCCAACGACACGGCGCGCAGCCCGCTCGACGTACTGGACGACTTCCGCTCCTTCTACTTCGACACCGCGCTGTCCTCCAGCCCCGCCGCGCTGCCCACCCTGCTCGCTTTCGCCCGTTCCGGCCACGTGCTCTTCGGCAGTGACTGGCCCTTTGCCCCCACTCCCGCCGGGCAGTACTTCGCGAGTGGCCTCGACGACCACCTCGCCCCGGACACCCGCGAGGCCGTCAACCGCACAAACGCCGAAGCGCTCTTCCCCCACCTGGCCGTAACTCCCCCAACCGCGCCCCCGCCACGGCCGACACCGGCGCGCCTGCGCCAGGCGGCGCAGCGCAACGCCGCGCGCCTGGTCTTCAAGCTCCTCCAGCCCAGCACCGACTGA